The sequence below is a genomic window from Deinococcus apachensis DSM 19763.
ACCGTCCGGCGGCGCTGAGGGCCTACCACCGCTGCCGGGACCTGCTGGAGCGCGAACTGGGGGTGGAGCCCCTGCCCGAGACCCGCAACCTCGCCCGGCTGATCGACAGGGGAGCCGTGGAGGCGCCGCCGCCGCCCGTCCCGAGAATTCCGCTGTCAGTCCTCAGGCCCCCGGTCCTGGTGGGCCGCGCCGCCGCGTGGATGCAGATGGAGGAGGCGTGGGCGCAGGGGCAGTCCATCCTGCTCGTGGGCCCGGCAGGGTCAGGCAAGTCCCGGCTGATGCACGACTTCGTGGCGAGCAAGGGCCCGGCCTTCCGCCTGGAGGGTCGGCCGGGGGACCGCGCCGCCCCCTTCTCGACGACCGCGCGGATGCTCCGCCGGGTCCTGGATTTCCTGCCAGCGGGGTTTGAGCTGCCCGGGTGGGTCATGCCCGCCCTCGCGCCCCTGCTGCCCGAGACGCGGGCGGACCTGAGCGGCAGCCGCCCCGACCCGCGCATGCTCGAGGCGATCCACGTCATGTCGGGCGTGGCGATTCAGTTGCAGGGTGCGGTGGTGAGCGTGTTCGAGGACCTGCACGAGGTCGATGCCGCGACCACCGAGATGGGCATGGCGATGCTGGCAAGCCACTTCCCGCTCGGCCAGCCGGGGGGGCTGCCGCATTTTGTCGGTACCTTCCGCGACGAGGAGCTGGACCCGGAGACGCGGGGTGTGTTCGAGCGCTTCGTGGCGGCCGGGCAGTCGGTCTGGATCGACCTCTTGCCGCTCTCAGAGACGGACGTGCAGGAACTGGTGGGGAGCCTGGACATCACTGAGCTGGAGGAGCGTGGCGACGAACTCGCCCGCTTCACGGGCGGCAATCCGCTGTTCGTCCTGGAGACGATCAAGCACATGCTCGAACAGGGGTTCACGGGTACGGCGGGTCCCCTCCCGGTGGCCGGGAAGGTGTCGGTCATGATCACCCGGCGTCTGGCAGGGCTCTCGACCCCGGCCCTGCACGCGGCGCGGGCGGCGGCGGTCCTCCAGAGCGACTTCGAGCTCGAACGGGTGGCCGAGGTGTTGCGCGCACCGCTGCTCGAGGTCGCCGCCGCCTGGGAGGAGTTGGAGGAGGCGCAGATTATGGTCGGCGAGCGCTTCAGTCACGACCTGATTGCCGAGACCCTGCGCCAGGAGACGCCCGAGGGGGTGCGCCGTCTGCTGCACCGCGCCGCGGCCCGCACCTTGGGGACCGTGGGGAACGTCTCGCCCGCGCGGGTGGCCGGACACTGGCTGGCCGGGGGGCAGGGCGAGCAGGCCGCCCCGTGGCTGGTGCAGGCCGGGCATGCGGCGTGGCGGGCGGCCCGGCTGGAGGAGGCACAACGCTTTTTCGCCGAGGCTGCCGAACTGCTGGCGGTCCACGACCCCTCCGCCGCCTTCGGGGCCCTCGCGCTGCGGGCCGAGGTGCTGGCGAACATGGACGATCCCCGGCATGGGGACGCGGTGCGAGCCCTGCACGCAGGGGCGGTGACGCCGTTGGAGCGCGCGACTGCCTTCATGCAGGAGTACCGCGCCCTGGAGGGAACGATGGATGTCTCCCGGATCGAGCCCGCCCTCCTGTCGGGCCTCGCCGCCCTGCGCGCCGCGGAGGCAGGCCGGGAGACCTGGCTCGTGGAGGCGCAGCTCACCGAGGGGCTGGCCCTCGTCGCCTACGTGCGCGGGCAGCGGGAGGCGACGCTTGTT
It includes:
- a CDS encoding BTAD domain-containing putative transcriptional regulator → MSSAAWRLVAFGKPRLLNPSGEGVRCEVRTLALLTYLALEGPTSRSRLAGLLWPNTPEAAARNNLVHLLRRVAKSHHPDLIHAGEAVALGGGLESDVAAWGVMGAAPVESVPPGVLLDGLSFDDQPDLAEWVLAWRERLDLARAEQLAGAAAQAEAEGNFTEAIRLTRDLVDLDPLSEEAHRRLMRLLYLAGDRPAALRAYHRCRDLLERELGVEPLPETRNLARLIDRGAVEAPPPPVPRIPLSVLRPPVLVGRAAAWMQMEEAWAQGQSILLVGPAGSGKSRLMHDFVASKGPAFRLEGRPGDRAAPFSTTARMLRRVLDFLPAGFELPGWVMPALAPLLPETRADLSGSRPDPRMLEAIHVMSGVAIQLQGAVVSVFEDLHEVDAATTEMGMAMLASHFPLGQPGGLPHFVGTFRDEELDPETRGVFERFVAAGQSVWIDLLPLSETDVQELVGSLDITELEERGDELARFTGGNPLFVLETIKHMLEQGFTGTAGPLPVAGKVSVMITRRLAGLSTPALHAARAAAVLQSDFELERVAEVLRAPLLEVAAAWEELEEAQIMVGERFSHDLIAETLRQETPEGVRRLLHRAAARTLGTVGNVSPARVAGHWLAGGQGEQAAPWLVQAGHAAWRAARLEEAQRFFAEAAELLAVHDPSAAFGALALRAEVLANMDDPRHGDAVRALHAGAVTPLERATAFMQEYRALEGTMDVSRIEPALLSGLAALRAAEAGRETWLVEAQLTEGLALVAYVRGQREATLVHLRRLADLGERTGSLEWQAKAQEALGLALTSTSPREAGLHLERAEALHLRRNDVLRAGSSLAKLARVLCELGEVAAARKVAARGEAHLGRLDANHGERVALLYSQIMVAQSSGDLDLARALYDQAHRDHTAEHNALLGAFPVLHARTLRLAGHPEAAWDEVTRSRDGRPFPGHLNALRSLEEATILLALGRAAEADPLLIEAEGELQAAPNVPWQARLHDLRAARCGPAGEAHRQAARALREEHGLPNHHWSAL